The following is a genomic window from Amaranthus tricolor cultivar Red isolate AtriRed21 chromosome 10, ASM2621246v1, whole genome shotgun sequence.
GCTATACATAAGCTATTTGGCTCCCAACcataattttatgtttttactGTCCCTTGTACATTTAGCATTTTGTATGGCTTTAAGTATTTGATTTTGCCAAATATTATTTCTCGTGCCCACAACTTTTGTAAATAATTGAAAACTTATCACCAAATCTgattatcttctttttttttggattGAGAAAACTTATCACCAAATAATTGAAAACTTATCACCAAACATTATTTGGCTCCTAATTTATAGTCTTTCTATTCATATTcatttaaaaagttaaatttaaacTTGATATCGtattaataatattcaaaaattttaaaaataatcaaataatatatttttaaatcaaatacgCAAAATTACAAAACCAATCATGTACATTTATTTGAACCAAACTTTTAACACAACTAAAAAATATGTAGCGTTTTAATAGAAAATCTAAGTTAATCATGATGATTcgtaaatcaccataaaaagcagaaaactaattaaaaattttaaaaaatacattcAAATCATAGACCAACAAATACTTATTATCTATAGTAATTAGTGTAGATATCCGTACAATGCACGGTTTTTATAAcatcaatataaataaataaaaaataaacaatatgaaaaaataaactcAGGAATATTATGCAgttacatatacacatatatattagCTTTGTAATTTTAGAAATTGTAAAAACTATATTATGCAGTGTATTATAATCTctaatttacttaatttaattataaatagatGTTAGTCAAAGATACTATAATGATAGATTATTGGTTAAGATCAAATGCAATGCCTATTTTCTTCAGCCAATAAATATTCCATTTGGCAAACTTTCTTTAATTATGatacttgaaaattttcaaactttttaCAGCCTGCTTGGTAGATAGTAATAAacagtggtaatgagaatggaaaactaatgtaattttagttgaaaaatctcttggctactttTATGGCTACTTGTCTAACtttaataatctcattttcttcataaaatttattccaatgcgTTACTATTGGGAgaagtggtattaggtggtaatgaaaatttgtaaaaaaaaaactttttttgatcaaagtttcattaccatgggaatgatatggaacttttcatgaaattttacactataaatcattctcattgcCACCATTTAGTAGCACTAACCAAATAAACCCTTAGTATAATATATGATTTgtcaaattgataaattaccCTTATTTCCTAGCAAAACCTTAGTGTTTTAATTGTCTCACAAAGCAGTCACCATATAGTTAAGATTCCTATTTCATACGCCTAATAGaaatagaaaaacaaaataaaatttgagagtAGCGGAAGAACCCTAGAACTCAAAACTCAATTATCGTACGCCTCTTTCGCCTCACTCGTTCACTTCGCCAGCAACTCAATTCGTCGCGTTTTCTTCATCTTCTATTTTCCTCTCCTCCCGCCGATCTCACTTCATTTTACAAGGTCAATTCTTCCAATCCTTTCTTTAATTACCCTTTTTATACTTATGATTTGATGATTCGGACTTAATTGGTCAGGAATTTGTGGATTAATATgtcaaatttaatttcttttctagGGTTAGGTTTCTCTTTTTCTATTTAATTGTTGATAGAGGGTTATAGTATACTGAGTAATCTCAATTGCAGAGATTAAAGGAAGGAGAACTTAGATATAAGCATTTAATATGGCGCGGAAAGGATTGATGGACCaagatttgaaaaaattggATGTAACTAAACTACATCCTCTTTCTCCTGAGGTTATTTCTCGTCAGGCTACTATTAACATTGGTAATATGTTTAATAGACTTGTGATTACTATTTTGTAGAATATTAGGACCTGCCTTTTATTCTGAAATTTGCAAAATATTTTCTAGGAACTATTGGTCATGTGGCTCATGGAAAGTCTACTGTTGTCAAAGCTATTTCCGGTGTTCAGgtgattattatttataatgatATTCGAGTTTTTTTAGTTACATTTTTCTCTTATTTGGGAAATTACtcatcttttattttgattagtaTGTCTAACACTGATTCGATGTGGTATTGTACATTGTTCGAGTTTTTTGATTCATTTTTCTTGCAGACTGTCCGATTTAAGAATGAGTTGGAGCGTAATATCACTATTAAGCTAGGTTATGCTAATGCCAAGATATATAAATGTGAAGATGAACGGTGCCCAAGGCCAATGTGCTATAAGTATGTAATTCATTCTTCCTCTTTatctattgttttggattttggatggaaatattattttatggCCATTGAAATTTCTAACTATGGAAAGTGCATTTATTAGCTTGTACATAGATGCTCTTGAGAAAGAGCTGTAACTAAATGGTAGCACACTCTAAACTTTAGGGCACATACCTATGTTTGAATCCTCATTGCTACATTTTATGGAGGAATAATGGGGTTGTCTGGTTCGAACTTGGAAGGCCTCTAGATGGGGGCTCTGACATTGGGAAGCTAGAGTAATTTCACCTTGCCTCTAGTTGTTGTTAGTGTAGCTAAGGAGTCTGTAGTGCTAAAATAGGACCATCCTACACCTAAAAGGTCTATACATCTTCTAATGTGAAATCAAGATGGCTAGAATTATCAATAATATTGATACGATGCTTATTTCAGTAAGTAAAAATGTATAACCATAGCTTATGCATGCTTTAGGTGTTTAGTACAATTAATGAATGGTTCTATTGACAACTGCATTTTGTTTGAGTCCCCCCCAAGCCTACTCAAAAGGAAGTACATATTTATTGACAGCCAAAATACTAGTAATGAGGATTTTTCAGTCTTTCAACTAACGAGGGATCCGTTCTGGTTGCATTTACTCGAATCAAGAACTCGAAATCTTGAGATATCACCAGAAGTGAAAAAGTGGAAAGAATTAGACAATAATATACACTTTCCTAGCGGGTGGTAAACtgtaatacattaagatcagtATTGTATATTATATCTTCTAACTTGGAATACTAAGTTTGTATCACCCAAATCACAATAAACTTACATCTACTTTGAGCAATGAGCTTTATCTCTACATGAAAGTCCAACCAAATAAAATACATTTTGTAAgtatttaaatatcaaatattgTTCCAAGTTCCAACAACACGTTTGaactaaataaacaaataagctAACCAAACTTTTAATCATTCATTGTAATAGGAACGAATATTAAAGAAAACAATATAATTCAAAATGTTAACCTTTTGAGTGTTTATGAATGATAGAAATCCCATTTTCTCCCTTCACAACAGCACATTCATCTTGACTCATACTTAAATCCTccattaaaaactttaaatttgaATCTTTTTATATGGGTTTCCCTGAACAATTTAAACTAGTACTAAAAGCCACTACATTTGAAACTACTTTTTAGTTCAGTCCCTACAAACTCTTATAAAATGTAGTTCAATCcaaattaaaaagttaatgtAAGAGTGTAGTAAATGTGCAAACACATATGATAGAGACTGCTAACCAATGAGCACATGAAAAtgtattaaaaagtaaatacaagTTATAGgtataaattgaaaaagaaatagaTTGATTGATGAAGGTTCAAAACAGATGATTTAAGCAAAACTCATAAGTAAAAAACACAATGGTGGGACTTAAAAGTTTTAACTCGTAGTCTTTAGCTTACTCTTGCCATCATTTGCAACAATTTGAAGAATCAATTTTGCTGATTACAACACTTTGCAGGAATCCATGTTCTAATTCTTAGTCTTAAACTTACTCTTGCCATTGTTACTTAAATTTCTAatctttaattttgaaattataatGACATACCTTGTTAGTTTAATGACCTTAACATGAAATCTTCATGTAATCAATGCATTCAAAGATTTGAAAAAACAATGCCATCCATTATATGCTTGGCATTCACTCCACAACTCCTTAAATGCACATTCAACATCCTGATTGTACATAAACCTAGATGACATAAGGTATACTATAACATGAACTTGATGCAAATATAGGAAATTGGAATTGATCGAAAATAACATGAACTTGATGGAAATTTaccaaattgaaattgaaaattggaTTACCCTAAAAAAATGATTCGCAAAGACAGAAATTTCCATTTATTATTCTTCTAGAGGGAAAGATGGCTATCATTGATTCAAGCTTTTTAAGTTTTACTATTTATCATTCTTCTATAGGGAAAGATGGAGgatgaagagagaaaattagGGATTGAATCTGAAGAGTTGGCTATCAAAGGATGGTCTGAATTTACAAGAGGGAGAGGCACAATAAGAAAAGGAgatgaagagagaaaattagGGATTGAATCCGAAGAGTTGACTATCAAAGGATGGTCTGAATTTACAAGAGGGGGAGGCACAATAAGAAAAAGGAGGAATGAGTATGGTGTACGAAAAGCAAAAGAAAACTTCACAAGAGAACAGTTAAAAAATTTGAACAGTAGTAAACCCTTATATGTTTAATAGATGTGAATGATTGTAcatcttaaaatttttctttgagGTGTCTCAATACTTCAATCATTGATGTATCAATTGGTTTTGCAGGGCATATGGAAGCGGCAAGGAAGACAGTCCTATGTGTGACGTGCCTGGTTTTGAAAATGCTAGAATGAAGCTTCTGCGACATGTGTCTTTTGTTGACTGCCCGGTAATCTTGATGTCTTTTGTTAGGTTAGGAAACCGTGGTTGTCAAAATTGTGTTTCCCCTAAACTCTGTTATTTAACTTTCTCCACTGCAGTTGCAGACATATCAGTCTTCATTAGCAATTCATATAATGAATATTGAGCTTTAGATAGTCTGATTACTTATTACTAGCAGTAGGCTATCTTGTTTTTTAATCTTgagcttctttttttttaataaaaattcccTAGGGGCATGATATTCTTATGGCTACAATGCTTAATGGAGCTGCAATTATGGATGGAGCTTTACTTCTGATTGCTGCTAATGAAAGCTGCCCTCAGCCACAGACTTCTGAGCATCTTGCTGCAATTGAGATTATGCGACTTCAACATATTATTATCCTCCAAAACAAGGTTGATCTAATCCAAGAAAATGTGGCTATAAACCAGCATGAAGCCATAAAGAAATTTGTTCAGGTAATTTTGATTGTTCATTTGCATCATTCAAATTCATTTTTGTGAGGTTGGATAAATATGTATTACTGATGTGTCTTTTTCAATCTCTTCCAGGGAACTGTTGCTGATAGTGCACCTGTTGTTCCAATTTCTGCTCAATTGAAATACAACATTGATGTTGTTTGTGAGTACATCGTCAAAAAGATCCCAATCCCTGAAAGGGATTTCATTTCACCTCCAAATATGATTGTGATTCGTTCGTTTGATGTTAACAAACCTGGTTTTGAGGTTGATGACATACGTGGTGGTGTTGCTGGTGGTAGTATTTTAAAGGTTCTCCTCTTTCTTTTAGTTGTGtattgattttatgtgtttgtccGATGCTTTGAAATTGATATCTTGAAAGATGTCCCAATCTCTGTATCACTTTATTGATAGGACATGGCAAGTGACTTATAAGCTAGTATTCTTGGTTACATTTTTTGTGGACGAGGATTTACCCTCAAGCTCCTTACCCTTTGAATATTTTTCCAGTAGTTGGAGTTAGGAAAGAGTTTTGGAATGGTCCATTTTTTTCGTTTGCTATAATCTGAACTTCTCATTCCATTACTCTGTACTCTGCATTCACACCCTAATTAAAAGTTTGTGACTATTTTGACCTAAATACAAATTATTCTGATGTTTATTGGGAATCACGAAAATGTTAAATCATATTATTCTCCATTTTTTAGATGTTACACTTCTCAAAAAGCTCTTACATCAAAAAGAGATTTGTAACAACAAAAACGGAGGATACTGGACTTTTTGACTTTATCCTGTTGCAATTATGTACGTTTAGTTGGttatattgttgtgtttaagTATCAGCTTgaaagttagaattgaaaactcaGCCTTTGTTTGTCCTCTGTTTTGATCACTAGTTTTGCATATTCATTCTTTTAGTCTTAATCACTACTGGTGTTCACATTATAAAACTTGCACTCTTCAAATATTTATGTTATATGGTttggttattttattttttgtatgaaCATAATCGAGGAAGTACACAACATGTTTTAATGGTGCGGTGGAAGAACTAGTTATGATTAGTATTGAGATTCTTTCTCAGAATATGTGCTTCTGAATACAGGGTGTCTTAAAGGTGAATCAGAATATTGAGGTCCGCCCTGGAATTGTTGTGAAAGATGAGAGTGGAAACATAAAATGCACACCCATATACTCCAGAATTGTTTCATTGTATGCTGAGCAGAATGAGTTACAATTTGCTGTCCCTGGAGGTCTTATCGGTGTTGGAACAACCATGGATCCAACTTTAACCCGTGCGGATAGACTGGTAGGTCAGGTACTTGGGGAAGTTGGATCTCTCCCAGAAGTTTATGTTGAGCTAGAGGTAACTTTTCTGATGCCCCGTAGCATTTGAATTTAGTGTTTTAATTTTCTTCTGGTCCTTGATTTGTTCTTTGTCCGTGATGTCTCGTTCTCTTTTTCTCCCTCCCTTTTAAAGGTTAGACAGTCTTTTTATCTGTTGTAGACTATCATTTGCATGCCAGAGctgataaatttttcttttggtttCTTGTGCCATTATGGGCGTATTAGACTTTGACGAAACACTAGTTGGGAAGATACGATTGTTCTGGTTAGGTAGTAGCGTAGGTACTGTTTCGCGGTAGATTCAGTGTTCTAAGTAGCGGTTGATGAAAGCTGAAAAAGTAGTGTTGTAAGCTATGTTGCTCGCACCTTCCATTTCACCAAATACATTGGATATGTTTTTTGAAATATTCGAATGTTAACAGTCTGACACCTGGAAATGTACCCAACGCTGACACCTGGAAAGGAACTTGAGCCCGACACAATGTACCAGAGTCCGACACTTGCACACATACTAGAGTCAGATACTTAGATATGTACCGAAAATTTATGATCAATTACTATACTGTTTGTGCGTTTGATTTCGATGAACTTGACAGTTTTTCTAGGATTTGAGACAATTCCCCAAAAAAACACGTTTTATCATACTACCTCCGCTATTTAATAATAGCGACATTTCACTCAAAAAGCTTTCACATAAAAGGGTGAAGTGAAGCTATTATTAAATAACAGAGGTAGTATTTGCATTTTCTGGTAGGAAAGAGAAAGTTTAATGATTTTGCTATGATGaaaatattcaatatattttgCATCGAAGAAAAGAGCTTTAAAACTGGTTGGAagacaatttcaatgataaaaGAGGATACGTAACATTTTATGAAATATACACGAATACAAATTTTCTAGCTTTTTTTTGGAGTGCCATATTCTGATTCCTGGGCTTTTGAAATCTTTTTAGTGTTATTTTCAATAAGTATGCTCAATGTTTTGTACTTTTTAATACATAGGTCAATTTCTTTTTGCTTCGACGGCTGCTTGGTGTGAGGACAAAGGGAACTGAGAAGCAAGGAAAGGTCACAAAATTGACTAAAGGAGAAATTTTAATGTTGAACATTGGGTCCATGTCGACTGGTGCGCGTGTACTTGCTGTCAAGAATGATTTGGCTAAGTTACAACTAACCTCTCCAGTCTGCACTAGCAAAGGAGAGAAAATTGCTCTGAGCCGGCGTGTCGAGAAGCATTGGCGATTGATTGGGTGGGGACAAATTCAAGCCGGTATCACACTTGATATTCCGCCTTGCCCCCTTTGAGCGCGTTGAAGCAAGAAGAGTCTAGATAGAAGAACAAAAACAGAAGTTTGTGGAAATGTGGATTGGGAGAGAGTTGTTGGgaacaatttttt
Proteins encoded in this region:
- the LOC130825545 gene encoding eukaryotic translation initiation factor 2 subunit gamma-like; its protein translation is MARKGLMDQDLKKLDVTKLHPLSPEVISRQATINIGTIGHVAHGKSTVVKAISGVQTVRFKNELERNITIKLGYANAKIYKCEDERCPRPMCYKAYGSGKEDSPMCDVPGFENARMKLLRHVSFVDCPGHDILMATMLNGAAIMDGALLLIAANESCPQPQTSEHLAAIEIMRLQHIIILQNKVDLIQENVAINQHEAIKKFVQGTVADSAPVVPISAQLKYNIDVVCEYIVKKIPIPERDFISPPNMIVIRSFDVNKPGFEVDDIRGGVAGGSILKGVLKVNQNIEVRPGIVVKDESGNIKCTPIYSRIVSLYAEQNELQFAVPGGLIGVGTTMDPTLTRADRLVGQVLGEVGSLPEVYVELEVNFFLLRRLLGVRTKGTEKQGKVTKLTKGEILMLNIGSMSTGARVLAVKNDLAKLQLTSPVCTSKGEKIALSRRVEKHWRLIGWGQIQAGITLDIPPCPL